In a single window of the Pedococcus dokdonensis genome:
- the glmU gene encoding bifunctional UDP-N-acetylglucosamine diphosphorylase/glucosamine-1-phosphate N-acetyltransferase GlmU has product MNTPTGSHRLAAVIVLAAGEGTRMKSSTPKVLHRIGGRTLVGHAIAAARAVGPEHLAVVVRHERDLVAAHVAEVDPEAVIADQDEVKGTGRATECALDALPGDLTGTVLVTYGDVPLLSGETLQSLVEEHVATQSAVTVITAHLDDPTGYGRILRGADDGVEGIVEQKDATDEQRAITEINSGIYAFDAAVLVDALGQVGTDNAQGEKYLTDVLAIARRAGGRVSAHLIDDLWQTEGVNDRVQLARLGKELNRRTTERWMREGVTIVDPDTTWIDSDVTIGRDCVIFPGTQLLGATTIGERASIGPDTTLTDTEVGERAEVKRTEALLAVIGADATVGPFSYLRPGTELGAKGKIGGFVETKNAKIGEGAKVPHLTYAGDATIGEGANIGAGTIFANYDGVAKHHTTVGRHSFVGSDSVLIAPVDIADGAYVGAGSALTGDVDPGQIAVARGRQRNIDGWVARARAGTKTAEAAAAARSAGAVTGEDAATTRHTEDSTEGQAQA; this is encoded by the coding sequence GTGAACACCCCCACCGGCTCGCACCGCCTTGCCGCTGTCATCGTCCTCGCCGCAGGTGAGGGCACCCGGATGAAGTCCTCGACCCCCAAGGTGCTGCACCGGATCGGGGGCCGCACCCTCGTCGGCCACGCGATCGCCGCCGCCCGCGCGGTCGGTCCCGAGCACCTCGCCGTGGTCGTGCGGCACGAGCGCGACCTGGTCGCGGCGCACGTCGCCGAGGTCGACCCCGAGGCCGTGATCGCCGACCAGGACGAGGTCAAGGGCACCGGCCGGGCCACCGAGTGCGCCCTCGACGCGCTACCGGGCGACCTCACCGGCACCGTGCTGGTGACCTACGGCGACGTCCCGCTGCTGTCCGGTGAGACGCTGCAGTCCCTGGTCGAGGAGCACGTCGCCACCCAGAGCGCGGTCACCGTGATCACGGCTCACCTCGACGACCCGACCGGCTACGGCCGGATCCTGCGTGGCGCCGACGACGGCGTCGAGGGGATCGTCGAGCAGAAGGACGCGACCGACGAGCAGCGCGCCATCACCGAGATCAACTCGGGCATCTACGCCTTCGACGCCGCTGTGCTCGTCGACGCGCTCGGCCAGGTCGGCACCGACAACGCCCAGGGGGAGAAGTACCTCACGGACGTCCTCGCCATCGCCCGCAGGGCCGGTGGCCGGGTCAGCGCCCACCTGATCGACGACCTGTGGCAGACCGAGGGGGTCAACGACCGTGTGCAGCTCGCCCGGCTCGGCAAGGAGCTCAACCGCCGCACCACCGAACGCTGGATGCGCGAGGGTGTGACCATCGTCGACCCCGACACCACCTGGATCGACAGCGACGTCACCATCGGACGCGACTGCGTCATCTTCCCGGGCACCCAGCTGCTCGGCGCCACCACGATCGGTGAACGCGCCAGCATCGGGCCCGACACGACCCTCACCGACACCGAGGTGGGTGAGCGCGCCGAGGTCAAGCGCACCGAGGCGCTGCTGGCCGTGATCGGAGCGGACGCGACGGTCGGCCCCTTCTCCTACCTGCGCCCCGGCACCGAGCTGGGGGCGAAGGGCAAGATCGGTGGCTTCGTCGAGACCAAGAACGCCAAGATCGGCGAGGGGGCCAAGGTCCCGCACCTCACGTATGCCGGTGACGCCACGATCGGGGAGGGCGCCAACATCGGGGCGGGCACCATCTTCGCCAACTACGACGGGGTGGCCAAGCACCACACCACCGTGGGGCGGCACAGCTTCGTCGGGTCCGACTCGGTCCTCATCGCGCCGGTGGACATCGCGGACGGCGCGTATGTCGGCGCGGGGTCCGCGCTCACCGGTGACGTCGACCCCGGCCAGATCGCCGTGGCCCGCGGCAGGCAGCGCAACATCGACGGTTGGGTCGCGCGGGCCCGCGCCGGCACCAAGACTGCCGAGGCGGCCGCCGCCGCCCGGTCGGCCGGCGCGGTGACCGGCGAGGACGCCGCGACCACGCGGCACACGGAGGACTCCACGGAAGGGCAGGCCCAGGCGTGA
- a CDS encoding N-acetylmuramoyl-L-alanine amidase: MRGEGGYAGGARRLVGAAAVVLTLAGVGVALGGGLVGRAESPPKPPPSVTSAATPSTPPSAPLDVPAAPRIVSDHLAFEAARKAETAAYSLRHYGVRTARLQPSMIVLHYTESDTYASVRSLFAADLPNRGEAPGTCAHYVVDQDGTIHELVPPTLRCRHTVGLNHVAIGIEFVQASHGHDPRWAAQQVLARRAQALAGASLVEHLQRRFDIPDQAVIGHAMANDSKAFRDLEGWRNDHVDWQQPEVVAFRRLLATAP; this comes from the coding sequence GTGAGGGGAGAGGGCGGGTATGCCGGTGGCGCGCGGCGGTTGGTCGGTGCGGCTGCCGTCGTGCTGACCCTGGCCGGGGTCGGCGTCGCGCTGGGTGGAGGGCTCGTGGGGCGCGCGGAGTCCCCGCCGAAGCCTCCCCCGTCGGTGACGAGCGCCGCGACCCCGAGCACCCCGCCCTCGGCTCCTCTCGATGTCCCCGCTGCGCCGCGCATCGTCAGCGACCACCTGGCGTTCGAGGCTGCGCGGAAGGCCGAGACGGCGGCGTACTCCTTGCGTCACTACGGTGTCCGCACGGCGCGGTTGCAGCCCTCGATGATCGTCCTGCACTACACCGAGAGCGACACGTACGCCTCGGTGCGGTCGCTGTTCGCCGCCGACCTGCCCAACCGCGGTGAGGCGCCTGGCACCTGCGCGCACTACGTCGTCGACCAGGACGGCACGATCCACGAGCTGGTGCCGCCGACGCTGCGGTGCCGGCACACCGTGGGACTCAACCACGTCGCGATCGGGATCGAGTTCGTGCAGGCGTCGCACGGCCACGACCCCCGGTGGGCCGCCCAGCAGGTGCTGGCCCGGCGCGCCCAGGCGCTGGCCGGTGCATCGCTGGTGGAGCACCTACAACGCCGCTTCGACATCCCCGACCAAGCGGTCATCGGCCATGCGATGGCCAATGACAGCAAGGCATTTCGCGATCTCGAAGGATGGCGCAACGACCACGTCGACTGGCAGCAGCCAGAGGTCGTCGCGTTCCGGCGGCTGCTCGCGACGGCGCCCTGA
- a CDS encoding PspC domain-containing protein: MNDIHSSFAQQGLVRPRDERVLGGVASGLGRRFGIAPWPARILFVLLLMVIPGSQILIYPILWILMPSEHSAPVAATYQGPAPSQVA, from the coding sequence ATGAACGACATCCACTCGAGCTTCGCCCAGCAGGGCCTGGTCCGGCCGCGCGACGAGCGTGTGCTCGGCGGGGTCGCCTCCGGGCTCGGCCGACGCTTCGGCATCGCCCCCTGGCCCGCACGAATCCTGTTCGTGCTGTTGCTCATGGTGATTCCCGGCAGCCAGATCCTGATCTACCCGATCCTCTGGATCCTCATGCCGTCCGAGCACTCGGCGCCCGTCGCGGCGACCTACCAGGGCCCCGCGCCCAGCCAGGTCGCCTGA
- a CDS encoding VOC family protein yields MSLVGLHHVQIACPEGSEDLLRAFYGELLGLPEIPKPPVLAARGGVWFRAGAHELHCGVEEDFVPARKAHPAFAVTDVDAMAATLEAAGHVLSWDTNLPGVRRFHTNDPVGNRVELQQV; encoded by the coding sequence ATGAGCCTGGTGGGGCTCCACCACGTGCAGATCGCCTGCCCAGAGGGCAGCGAGGACCTGCTGCGCGCGTTCTACGGAGAGCTGCTGGGCCTGCCCGAGATCCCCAAACCACCGGTTCTCGCGGCGCGCGGCGGGGTGTGGTTCAGGGCGGGGGCGCACGAACTGCACTGCGGCGTCGAGGAAGACTTCGTCCCGGCCCGCAAGGCCCATCCGGCGTTCGCGGTGACGGACGTCGACGCCATGGCCGCCACCCTGGAGGCCGCCGGGCACGTATTGAGCTGGGACACGAACCTCCCAGGGGTGCGCCGGTTCCACACGAACGACCCGGTCGGCAATCGCGTGGAGCTCCAACAGGTCTGA
- a CDS encoding ABC-F family ATP-binding cassette domain-containing protein: MANLISVERASLALGTAQVLDEVSLGVLGGDRIGVVGRNGGGKTTLLRVLAGQRSVDSGRVTRAGVSSVGVLAQEDVLDPAHTVREEVLGDLPEHVWAGDPRIRDVLTGLLGGIGAEAVGGFDALVGPLSGGERRRLALARLLVQDPTVLFLDEPTNHLDVEGVAWLAEHLVRHRARPDNAVVAITHDRWFLDAIATATWEVVDGSVNAFEGGYAAYVLAKAERERMAAVTAERRDNLLRKELAWLRRGPPARTSKPKFRIDAANTLIADEPPPRDDVELMRFATTRLGKDVVDLLDASVTLGDRVLLDRITWHLAPGERVGIVGVNGAGKSTLLRAIAGTIALSSGKRKQGVTVRLAYLTQEVRELERYADWRVIEAIEDVRKYIRLGKKEISASQLAQRLGFTGGRQQTRVSDLSGGERRRLQLTRLLMDEPNVLLLDEPTNDLDIETLTSLEDVLDGWAGTLLVVSHDRYLLERACDKQVALMGDGKVRELPGGVEQYLELRHAQPAARPQVSHPFGAKPAVAAAGTDGAAGAPLRTPAELREARKDMARVEKQLARLAQREERIHAEMAASATDHAKVLTLNGQLREIVDEREGLELEWLEAAEIVG, from the coding sequence ATGGCCAACCTCATCAGTGTCGAGCGCGCCTCGCTGGCCCTCGGCACCGCTCAGGTGCTCGACGAGGTCTCGCTCGGCGTGCTCGGCGGCGACCGGATCGGGGTGGTCGGCCGCAATGGTGGCGGCAAGACCACCTTGCTCCGGGTGCTCGCCGGGCAGCGGTCCGTCGACAGCGGCCGGGTCACCCGCGCGGGCGTCTCCAGCGTGGGTGTGCTCGCCCAGGAAGACGTCCTCGACCCCGCCCACACGGTCCGCGAGGAGGTGCTCGGCGACCTCCCCGAACACGTCTGGGCCGGCGACCCGCGCATCCGCGACGTCCTGACCGGGCTGCTCGGCGGGATCGGGGCCGAGGCCGTGGGTGGGTTCGACGCGCTCGTCGGTCCGTTGTCCGGTGGCGAGCGACGGCGCCTCGCTCTGGCCAGGCTGCTGGTGCAGGACCCGACGGTGCTGTTCCTCGACGAGCCGACCAACCACCTCGACGTCGAGGGGGTGGCCTGGCTGGCCGAGCACCTCGTGCGGCACCGCGCCCGCCCCGACAACGCCGTCGTCGCGATCACCCACGACCGCTGGTTCCTCGACGCCATCGCGACCGCCACGTGGGAGGTCGTCGACGGCTCGGTCAACGCGTTCGAGGGAGGCTACGCGGCATACGTGCTCGCGAAGGCCGAGCGTGAGCGGATGGCGGCGGTCACCGCCGAACGCCGTGACAACCTGCTCCGCAAGGAGCTGGCCTGGCTGCGCCGCGGCCCGCCGGCGCGCACCTCCAAGCCGAAGTTCCGCATCGACGCGGCCAACACCCTCATCGCCGACGAGCCGCCCCCGCGCGACGACGTCGAGCTGATGCGCTTCGCCACGACCCGGCTGGGCAAGGACGTGGTCGACCTGCTGGATGCCTCGGTGACGCTCGGAGACCGCGTCCTGCTCGACCGGATCACCTGGCACCTCGCTCCCGGCGAGCGGGTCGGCATCGTCGGCGTCAACGGCGCCGGCAAGTCGACCCTGCTGCGCGCCATCGCGGGGACGATCGCCCTGTCCTCGGGCAAGCGCAAGCAGGGGGTGACGGTGCGGCTCGCCTACCTCACGCAGGAGGTGCGCGAGCTGGAGCGCTACGCCGACTGGCGGGTCATCGAGGCGATCGAGGACGTGCGCAAGTACATCCGCCTGGGCAAGAAGGAGATCAGTGCCTCGCAGCTCGCGCAACGGCTCGGCTTCACGGGTGGTCGCCAGCAGACGCGGGTGTCCGACCTGTCCGGTGGCGAGCGGCGGCGGCTGCAGCTGACCCGGCTGCTGATGGACGAGCCCAACGTGCTGCTCCTCGACGAACCCACCAACGACCTCGACATCGAGACGCTGACCTCGCTCGAGGACGTGCTCGACGGCTGGGCCGGCACGCTGCTCGTGGTGTCGCACGACCGCTACCTGCTCGAGCGGGCCTGCGACAAGCAGGTCGCGCTGATGGGTGACGGCAAGGTCCGCGAGCTCCCCGGCGGCGTGGAGCAGTACCTCGAGCTGCGGCACGCCCAGCCCGCCGCCCGGCCGCAGGTCTCCCACCCATTCGGAGCGAAACCTGCAGTCGCCGCAGCTGGCACCGACGGGGCCGCGGGTGCGCCGCTCCGCACACCGGCGGAGCTGCGCGAGGCGCGCAAGGACATGGCGCGGGTCGAGAAGCAGCTGGCCCGACTGGCCCAGCGTGAGGAGCGGATCCACGCCGAGATGGCCGCGTCGGCCACCGACCACGCGAAGGTGCTGACCCTCAACGGCCAGCTGCGCGAGATCGTCGACGAGCGCGAGGGCCTGGAGCTGGAGTGGCTGGAGGCCGCCGAGATCGTCGGCTGA
- a CDS encoding VOC family protein: MTSFVKSVTFDCASPMLVAGFWAAALGSDVDEDSTDDRAFVEPAGWGGPTLWFQRVPEGKTAKNRQHFDLRAMGTVAEEVERLSALGATVLRDGTDLVVMADPEGNEFCVET, translated from the coding sequence ATGACCTCCTTCGTGAAATCAGTGACCTTCGACTGCGCGAGCCCCATGCTGGTCGCGGGTTTCTGGGCGGCGGCGCTCGGATCCGATGTCGACGAGGACAGCACCGACGACCGCGCCTTCGTGGAGCCGGCCGGTTGGGGCGGCCCCACCCTGTGGTTCCAGCGCGTCCCGGAGGGCAAGACCGCCAAGAACCGGCAGCACTTCGACCTGCGGGCGATGGGGACGGTCGCCGAGGAGGTCGAGCGGCTCTCCGCACTGGGTGCCACCGTGCTCCGCGACGGGACCGACCTCGTCGTGATGGCCGACCCCGAGGGCAACGAGTTCTGCGTCGAAACCTGA
- a CDS encoding acyl-CoA desaturase, giving the protein MTTATPSATTAPSVERETKGNGEQVALALFIGVPFLALLAAIPVAWGWGLGWHDIVIAVVMYAIAGHGITVGFHRHFTHGSFKANRGLKIALAVAGSMAIQGPVVRWVADHRRHHAFSDREGDPHSPWRYGETIPALAKGLWWAHTGWLFDVEQTPRSKYAPDLIADEDLQKVDRAFPLIVAGSMLLPAVVGGLWSMSWQGALTAFFWASLVRVSLLHHVTWSINSICHTIGERPFKSRDRSGNVWWLALLSMGESWHNLHHADPTCARHGVEKGQIDSTARVIWAFEKLGWATDVRWPVAKRIDARRVAA; this is encoded by the coding sequence ATGACGACCGCGACACCCTCGGCCACCACCGCCCCATCCGTCGAGCGCGAGACGAAAGGCAACGGCGAGCAGGTCGCGCTCGCGTTGTTCATCGGCGTCCCGTTCCTCGCCCTGCTCGCGGCGATCCCCGTGGCGTGGGGCTGGGGACTGGGCTGGCACGACATCGTCATCGCCGTCGTGATGTATGCGATCGCGGGGCACGGCATCACGGTCGGCTTCCACCGGCACTTCACGCACGGGTCGTTCAAGGCCAACCGCGGGCTCAAGATCGCGCTGGCCGTGGCAGGTTCGATGGCCATCCAGGGCCCGGTCGTGCGCTGGGTCGCCGACCACCGCCGGCACCACGCCTTCTCCGACCGCGAGGGCGACCCGCACAGCCCGTGGCGCTACGGCGAGACGATCCCCGCGCTCGCCAAGGGACTCTGGTGGGCCCACACCGGCTGGCTCTTCGACGTCGAGCAGACGCCACGCAGCAAGTACGCCCCCGACCTGATCGCCGACGAGGACCTGCAGAAGGTGGACCGGGCCTTCCCGCTCATCGTCGCCGGGTCGATGCTGCTGCCCGCTGTCGTCGGCGGCCTCTGGTCGATGAGCTGGCAGGGCGCACTGACGGCCTTCTTCTGGGCCTCCCTCGTGCGGGTGTCGCTGCTGCACCACGTGACCTGGTCCATCAACTCGATCTGCCACACCATCGGCGAGCGGCCGTTCAAGAGCCGTGACAGGTCCGGCAACGTGTGGTGGCTGGCGCTCCTCTCGATGGGCGAGTCGTGGCACAACCTGCACCACGCCGACCCCACGTGCGCCCGCCACGGCGTGGAGAAGGGTCAGATCGACTCGACGGCGCGCGTCATCTGGGCCTTCGAGAAGCTGGGCTGGGCGACCGACGTCCGCTGGCCGGTGGCCAAGCGGATCGACGCACGCAGGGTTGCCGCCTGA
- a CDS encoding ribose-phosphate diphosphokinase has protein sequence MTGIVKTTEKNLMVFSGRANPELAEEVASMLGTGLVPTSAYDFANGEIYVRYEESVRGSDAFVIQSHTTPINEAIMEQLIMIDALKRASAKRITVVLPFYGYARQDKKHRGREPISARLMADLFKTAGANRLMAVDLHTAQIQGFFDGPVDHLMALPILADHVAKKYGHEKLAVVSPDAGRIKVAEQWSQRLGGAPLAFIHKTRDINRPNETVANRVVGEVKGRVCVLVDDMIDTAGTITKAADALMADGAAGVIIAATHAILSGPAIDRLKNCSAVEVIVTNTLPIDEAHEFDKLTVLSIAPLISRAIQEVFEDGSVTSLFDGHA, from the coding sequence GTGACCGGCATCGTCAAGACCACCGAGAAGAACCTGATGGTCTTCTCCGGGCGCGCCAACCCCGAGCTCGCCGAGGAGGTCGCGAGCATGCTCGGCACCGGGCTGGTCCCGACCAGCGCCTACGACTTCGCGAACGGCGAGATCTACGTGCGCTACGAGGAGTCGGTGCGGGGGTCGGACGCGTTCGTCATCCAGAGCCACACGACGCCGATCAACGAGGCGATCATGGAGCAGCTCATCATGATCGACGCGCTCAAGCGCGCCAGCGCCAAGCGGATCACGGTGGTGCTCCCGTTCTACGGCTACGCCCGGCAGGACAAGAAGCACCGTGGCCGCGAGCCCATCTCGGCGCGGCTGATGGCCGACCTGTTCAAGACCGCCGGGGCCAACCGGCTGATGGCGGTCGACCTGCACACCGCGCAGATCCAGGGCTTCTTCGACGGTCCCGTCGACCACCTCATGGCGCTGCCGATCCTGGCCGACCACGTCGCCAAGAAGTACGGCCACGAGAAGCTCGCCGTGGTCTCGCCCGACGCCGGCCGCATCAAGGTCGCCGAGCAGTGGTCGCAGCGGCTCGGAGGAGCGCCGCTGGCGTTCATCCACAAGACCCGCGACATCAACCGGCCCAACGAGACCGTCGCCAACCGCGTCGTCGGTGAGGTCAAGGGCCGGGTCTGTGTGCTGGTCGACGACATGATCGACACCGCGGGCACCATCACCAAGGCGGCCGACGCGCTGATGGCCGACGGCGCCGCGGGGGTCATCATCGCCGCCACCCACGCGATCCTGTCGGGGCCGGCGATCGACCGGCTCAAGAACTGCAGTGCGGTCGAGGTCATCGTCACCAACACGCTGCCGATCGACGAGGCACACGAGTTCGACAAGCTGACCGTGTTGTCGATCGCGCCGCTGATCAGTCGCGCCATCCAGGAGGTCTTCGAGGACGGCTCGGTGACGAGCCTGTTCGACGGCCACGCCTGA
- a CDS encoding TetR/AcrR family transcriptional regulator, translating to MTGKQRREQLIEVGRKLFADKGFEGTTVEEIAAKASVSKPVVYEHFGGKEGLYAVVVDREIAALLGGITGALSADLNSRETLERAAGALLDYIESNTDGFRILVRDSPAGQSTGSFASLISDVASQVEHILAAEYKRRRLDPKTAPLYAQMLVGMVALTGQWWLDSRKMKKADVAAHLVNLAWNGLAGLEKKPTLISAD from the coding sequence ATGACGGGGAAGCAGCGGCGTGAGCAGCTCATCGAGGTGGGCCGGAAGCTGTTCGCGGACAAGGGTTTCGAGGGCACCACGGTCGAGGAGATCGCTGCGAAGGCGAGCGTCTCCAAGCCGGTCGTCTACGAGCACTTCGGTGGCAAGGAAGGGCTCTACGCCGTCGTCGTCGACCGCGAGATCGCCGCCCTCCTCGGCGGCATCACCGGCGCCCTCAGCGCCGACCTGAACAGCCGCGAGACCCTCGAGCGCGCGGCGGGGGCACTGCTCGACTACATCGAGAGCAACACCGACGGCTTCCGGATCCTGGTGCGCGACAGCCCCGCCGGCCAGTCCACCGGGTCGTTCGCCAGCCTCATCTCCGACGTGGCCAGCCAGGTCGAGCACATCCTCGCGGCCGAGTACAAGCGGCGCCGCCTCGACCCGAAGACGGCTCCGCTCTATGCCCAGATGCTCGTCGGGATGGTGGCCCTCACCGGCCAGTGGTGGCTCGACTCGCGCAAGATGAAGAAGGCCGACGTCGCGGCCCACCTGGTCAACCTCGCCTGGAACGGCCTGGCCGGGCTCGAGAAGAAGCCGACCCTGATCAGCGCCGACTAG
- a CDS encoding methyltransferase domain-containing protein translates to MSTTWDPQQYAKFSDHRSRPFGDLLARVGAVAPSIVVDLGCGNGPLTLSLAERWPDARIVGVDHSPQMLDSARSLDAAGRVEWVESDVAQWDPASLGEAPDVIVTNATLQWVPGHRDLLTAWAAALAPGGWLAMQVPGNLDAPSHALMREVAAGHPESERLRPALDRLAVDRPSAYVELLGGAGLDVDGWETTYQHVLDPEARQANPVLEWVRGTGLRPVLETLTDESQRGAFLADYDARLRAAYPRTPIGVIFPFRRIFLVAHRTDAAS, encoded by the coding sequence ATGAGCACCACGTGGGACCCGCAGCAGTACGCGAAGTTCTCCGACCACCGGTCGCGACCCTTCGGCGACCTCCTGGCCAGGGTCGGGGCGGTTGCCCCGAGCATCGTCGTCGACCTCGGCTGCGGCAACGGCCCGCTCACCCTGTCGCTGGCCGAGCGCTGGCCGGACGCGCGCATCGTGGGTGTCGACCACAGCCCGCAGATGCTCGACTCGGCCAGGTCGCTCGATGCGGCGGGTCGGGTCGAGTGGGTGGAGTCCGATGTGGCGCAATGGGATCCGGCATCCCTGGGCGAGGCTCCCGACGTCATCGTCACGAATGCGACCTTGCAGTGGGTGCCGGGACACCGCGACCTGCTGACAGCGTGGGCGGCCGCCCTCGCGCCCGGTGGGTGGCTCGCGATGCAGGTGCCGGGCAACCTCGACGCGCCCTCCCATGCCCTCATGCGCGAGGTGGCCGCGGGTCATCCCGAGTCCGAACGCCTCCGGCCCGCTCTCGACCGGCTCGCGGTCGACCGGCCGTCGGCCTACGTCGAGCTGCTCGGCGGTGCCGGACTCGACGTCGACGGGTGGGAGACGACCTACCAGCACGTCCTCGATCCCGAAGCGCGACAGGCGAACCCGGTCCTCGAGTGGGTGCGCGGCACCGGCCTGCGACCGGTGCTCGAGACCCTCACCGACGAGTCACAGCGCGGCGCCTTCCTGGCGGACTACGACGCAAGGCTCCGCGCGGCATACCCGAGGACGCCGATCGGCGTCATCTTCCCGTTCCGTCGCATCTTCCTCGTCGCCCACCGCACGGATGCTGCGTCATGA
- a CDS encoding MarR family winged helix-turn-helix transcriptional regulator gives MSSPPPDDVDRIVDAWHRERPDLDVAPLQVLSRVSRLARRLDLDRAQAFARHQLEGWEFDVLSALRRAGAPYELSPGQLIRQTLVTSGTMTNRVDRLERRGLVGRSPDPSDRRGVIVRLTPAGQRAVDDAMADLLDRERDLLAELSTDDRDELAAMLRRLLSPFEA, from the coding sequence ATGTCGAGTCCCCCGCCCGACGACGTCGACCGCATCGTCGACGCGTGGCACCGCGAGCGTCCTGACCTCGACGTCGCTCCCCTCCAGGTGCTCTCCCGGGTCTCCCGGCTCGCCCGCCGGCTCGACCTCGACCGCGCGCAGGCGTTCGCTCGCCACCAGCTCGAGGGGTGGGAGTTCGACGTGCTGTCCGCGCTGCGGCGAGCCGGGGCACCATACGAGCTCTCTCCCGGCCAGCTGATCCGCCAGACCCTCGTCACCAGCGGCACCATGACCAACCGGGTCGACCGCCTGGAGCGTCGCGGGCTGGTCGGGCGCAGTCCCGACCCCTCCGATCGTCGGGGGGTGATCGTGCGACTGACCCCGGCGGGGCAGCGCGCCGTCGACGACGCCATGGCCGACCTGCTGGACCGCGAGCGCGACCTGCTCGCCGAGCTGTCGACCGACGACCGCGACGAGCTCGCGGCGATGCTCCGTCGCCTGCTCTCACCCTTCGAGGCCTGA
- a CDS encoding ABC transporter ATP-binding protein, which produces MISVAGLTKRYGPVTAVDDLTFEVAAGKVTGFLGPNGAGKSTTMRMVLGLDRPTAGTATVNGKRYAGLSAPLREVGALLDAGAMHPGRTGRAHLRIGARSNGIPLSRVDAVIEQAGLGSAARRRVKGYSLGMRQRLGIATALLGDPEVLLFDEPVNGLDLDGVRWIRALLRGFADEGRTVLVSSHLMSEMQLIADRVVIIGGGRLIADSDIGAVLHGLGGQRVLVRTPAADELHRALAERASVSRTAQDELEVTGLEAAEVGDLAHAAGVRLHHLAEVEESLEQAYLSLTEDSVDYHGAVPGQVREQVTEPVTERLADGPVR; this is translated from the coding sequence ATGATCAGCGTGGCAGGACTCACCAAGCGGTACGGCCCGGTGACCGCCGTGGACGACCTCACCTTCGAGGTCGCCGCGGGCAAGGTCACCGGCTTCCTCGGGCCCAACGGGGCGGGCAAGTCGACGACGATGCGGATGGTGCTCGGCCTCGACCGGCCCACCGCCGGCACCGCGACCGTCAACGGCAAGCGGTATGCCGGCCTGTCCGCTCCGTTGCGCGAGGTCGGGGCGTTGCTCGACGCGGGTGCCATGCACCCGGGGCGCACCGGGCGGGCGCACCTTCGGATCGGGGCCCGCAGCAACGGCATACCCCTCTCGCGGGTGGACGCCGTCATCGAGCAAGCCGGCCTCGGGTCAGCGGCCCGGCGCCGGGTCAAGGGCTACTCGCTCGGGATGCGGCAACGGCTGGGCATCGCAACCGCACTGCTCGGCGACCCCGAGGTGCTGCTGTTCGACGAACCGGTGAACGGGCTCGACCTGGACGGCGTGCGCTGGATCCGCGCCCTGCTACGCGGGTTCGCCGACGAGGGACGGACCGTGCTGGTGTCGAGCCACCTGATGAGCGAGATGCAGCTGATCGCCGACCGGGTCGTCATCATCGGCGGCGGACGGCTCATCGCCGACTCCGACATCGGTGCCGTCCTGCACGGGCTCGGCGGGCAGCGCGTCCTGGTGCGCACCCCTGCGGCGGACGAACTCCACCGGGCGCTCGCCGAGCGAGCGTCCGTGTCGCGCACCGCCCAGGACGAGCTGGAGGTCACCGGCCTGGAGGCTGCCGAGGTGGGCGACCTCGCGCACGCCGCCGGCGTGCGGCTGCACCACCTCGCGGAGGTCGAGGAGTCGCTCGAGCAGGCCTACCTCTCCCTCACCGAGGACAGCGTGGACTACCACGGCGCAGTCCCTGGGCAGGTCCGGGAGCAAGTCACGGAGCCGGTCACGGAGCGGCTGGCGGACGGGCCGGTCCGATGA